In Streptomyces sp. DG2A-72, one genomic interval encodes:
- a CDS encoding SDR family oxidoreductase yields MSRAHIERRRVLGAGGVLAAGAAVGVGSGLPAGGAAAAETAVSPTAARGDRKVVLITGTSSGFGHLSALTLARAGHHVFASMRDTNGANAEVARRLRSTATKESLALDVVDIDVRHEASVEHGVGRVLRRVDRIDVLVNNAGYFYPALLETMTIDDVRAMFDTNVFGHLRMNRAVLPAMRAQGEGLVVQTTTALGRFVFPFMGAYVGTKWAMEAMAEASRYELRRLGVDVVILEPGAYNTDLVDPNGVGYYRRYLHRLSREDARRRAAYGDLARRTEGHLVEEPGLPDNQEVADAIASLIETPSAERPVRLLVAGAADFLGEVHGVHERFQREVMEGSGFGDLL; encoded by the coding sequence ATGTCACGAGCGCACATCGAGCGGAGAAGGGTCCTCGGAGCCGGAGGAGTCCTCGCGGCCGGAGCGGCCGTCGGGGTCGGCAGCGGACTGCCGGCCGGAGGGGCCGCGGCGGCGGAAACAGCCGTGAGCCCGACAGCGGCGCGCGGCGACCGGAAGGTCGTGCTGATCACCGGCACCAGCAGCGGCTTCGGCCACCTGAGCGCGCTCACCCTGGCCCGCGCGGGACACCACGTCTTCGCCTCCATGCGCGACACGAACGGCGCGAACGCCGAAGTGGCCCGGCGGCTGCGCAGCACCGCGACCAAGGAGTCGCTCGCCCTCGACGTCGTCGACATCGACGTCCGGCACGAGGCCTCGGTCGAGCACGGCGTGGGCAGGGTCCTGCGGCGCGTCGACCGGATCGACGTCCTGGTCAACAACGCCGGCTACTTCTACCCCGCGCTCCTGGAGACGATGACCATCGACGACGTGCGCGCGATGTTCGACACCAACGTCTTCGGCCACCTGCGGATGAACCGCGCGGTGCTGCCCGCGATGCGGGCGCAGGGCGAGGGCCTGGTCGTGCAGACCACCACCGCACTCGGCCGGTTCGTCTTCCCCTTCATGGGCGCGTACGTCGGGACGAAATGGGCCATGGAAGCCATGGCCGAGGCCAGCCGCTACGAGCTGAGGCGGCTCGGGGTGGACGTGGTCATCCTCGAGCCCGGCGCCTACAACACCGATCTGGTCGATCCCAACGGCGTTGGGTACTACCGGCGGTATCTCCACCGCCTCAGCCGCGAGGACGCCCGGCGCCGCGCCGCGTACGGCGACCTCGCCCGGCGCACCGAGGGGCACCTCGTCGAAGAGCCCGGCCTGCCCGACAACCAAGAGGTCGCCGACGCGATCGCCTCCCTGATCGAGACCCCGAGCGCCGAGCGGCCCGTACGCCTGCTCGTCGCGGGCGCGGCGGACTTCCTGGGCGAGGTGCACGGCGTGCACGAGCGTTTCCAGCGCGAGGTCATGGAGGGCTCCGGATTCGGGGACCTCCTGTAA
- a CDS encoding LysR family transcriptional regulator, whose product MEGLDVRELRYFVAVAEELNFSRAAKRLGMAQPPLSRAISQMERRLGADLFDRNTHRVALTDFGKSMLDEARFALDVLAGVTRRAHRAALTTPTLVVTAKPGIATGMLRRIVDAYTALPGAARVEIVVSGYRGQAEMVRDGRADMALLSSYFDQRGLDVEPLTAERRVAALPAGHPLAQHDELRCRNLEDEPVPHWPRMTPAEHAYWSGRDRPAARNPSGISETEAAPPGPLVSDPSQLIEVVALGQAVALIPQSLAEANPRTDIAYRPVTDATPYTIAIAWFEGSRRHHVAQFVHTATRLHQPQSMAG is encoded by the coding sequence ATGGAGGGCCTGGACGTGCGTGAACTGCGCTACTTCGTCGCAGTGGCCGAGGAACTCAACTTCTCCCGCGCCGCCAAGCGCCTCGGCATGGCGCAGCCTCCGCTGTCGCGGGCCATCAGCCAGATGGAACGGCGCCTCGGCGCCGACCTGTTCGACCGCAACACCCACCGGGTCGCGCTGACCGACTTCGGCAAGAGCATGCTCGACGAGGCACGGTTTGCACTCGATGTGCTCGCCGGGGTCACCCGCAGGGCCCACCGCGCCGCACTGACCACGCCCACGCTGGTGGTGACCGCCAAGCCGGGCATCGCCACCGGCATGCTCCGACGCATCGTGGACGCCTACACCGCACTGCCCGGCGCCGCCCGCGTCGAGATCGTGGTCAGCGGCTACCGTGGCCAGGCGGAAATGGTCCGCGACGGACGGGCGGACATGGCGCTGCTCAGCTCCTACTTCGACCAACGCGGGCTCGACGTCGAGCCGTTGACCGCCGAACGCAGAGTCGCGGCCCTGCCGGCCGGCCACCCGCTCGCCCAGCATGACGAACTGCGCTGCCGCAACCTGGAGGACGAGCCGGTACCGCACTGGCCGCGGATGACACCGGCAGAACACGCGTACTGGTCCGGGCGTGACCGCCCCGCCGCGCGAAACCCGTCCGGTATCTCCGAGACCGAGGCCGCCCCGCCCGGGCCACTGGTCAGCGACCCCAGCCAGCTGATCGAAGTCGTAGCCCTCGGACAGGCCGTCGCACTGATTCCACAGTCCCTGGCCGAGGCCAACCCGCGCACGGACATCGCCTACCGACCTGTCACCGACGCCACCCCCTACACGATCGCGATCGCCTGGTTCGAGGGCTCACGCAGGCACCATGTCGCCCAGTTCGTCCACACCGCGACCCGCCTCCACCAGCCCCAGAGCATGGCCGGCTGA
- a CDS encoding NAD(P)/FAD-dependent oxidoreductase produces MGPRRVSALAGVEIVQETEVRGLLGWSGAVSGVRVGGARDAGHAEREIDADLVIDAGGRASRSLSRLEELGHPRPPQSRVAADVVYLTRRYRARNNPPRAVVVPHPGSPRGAAIVHEENQQVALVLFGLLGADPPADEAGMLAYAESLGSDEIVSLVRDGLPLGEPVKMRYPASVRQHPERMAPPPPGFLLLGDAMASFNPTYGQGITTAALQARLLQTLLVDGADRLPERFYPPAAKIINGAWEASTGSDLRFPEVDGPRPPLSGLVNRYLDRFRAAAAVDPRLAHDFLRVSNMLAPASSLLSPKQALRMLTTKS; encoded by the coding sequence GTGGGCCCCCGGCGGGTGTCCGCGCTGGCCGGTGTGGAGATCGTGCAGGAGACCGAGGTACGGGGCCTGTTGGGGTGGTCTGGAGCGGTCAGCGGCGTGCGCGTCGGCGGGGCTCGCGACGCCGGTCACGCGGAGCGTGAGATCGACGCGGATCTGGTGATCGACGCCGGCGGGCGGGCGTCCCGCTCGCTGAGCCGGCTCGAGGAGCTCGGCCACCCGCGGCCGCCGCAGTCCCGGGTGGCCGCGGACGTGGTCTACCTGACGCGGCGCTATCGGGCGCGGAACAACCCGCCGCGCGCCGTGGTCGTGCCCCACCCGGGGAGCCCGCGCGGCGCCGCGATCGTCCATGAGGAGAATCAGCAGGTCGCCCTGGTGCTGTTCGGCCTGCTCGGCGCCGACCCGCCCGCCGACGAAGCAGGCATGCTGGCGTACGCCGAGAGCCTCGGCAGCGACGAGATCGTCTCGCTGGTCCGGGACGGCCTCCCGCTCGGTGAGCCGGTGAAGATGCGCTACCCGGCCAGCGTTCGTCAGCACCCGGAGCGGATGGCGCCACCGCCGCCCGGTTTCCTGCTGCTGGGCGACGCGATGGCCTCCTTCAACCCCACCTACGGCCAGGGCATCACCACCGCCGCGCTGCAGGCGCGCCTGCTGCAGACCCTGCTGGTCGACGGCGCCGACCGGCTGCCGGAACGGTTCTACCCGCCGGCCGCCAAGATCATCAACGGTGCCTGGGAGGCCTCCACCGGCAGCGATCTCCGCTTCCCGGAGGTTGACGGCCCACGGCCGCCGCTGTCCGGCCTCGTCAACCGCTACCTCGACCGCTTCCGCGCCGCGGCCGCGGTGGACCCGCGGCTCGCGCACGACTTCCTCCGGGTGAGCAACATGCTCGCACCGGCCAGCAGCCTGCTGTCACCGAAGCAGGCCCTGCGGATGCTGACCACGAAGAGCTGA
- a CDS encoding trypsin-like peptidase domain-containing protein — protein sequence MTPEFFARAARAVALITGAVLAVAACTGGGDTGTGTGTGATTSVPSAQGGDDLLARLRDGGFTVVIRHAATDQSRPDDPAVDLDDCSTQRNLSGEGRADAQAIGNAISRLDIPVGETWASPYCRSRDTAQLAFDRFEVVHGLERLYPERDEQADRRLNQRIQERAPEADEPNLIIVSHGVYPSVLAPAVTLGEGEAALYARADNGFELVDRVDPSGWDELGPEAAALSAGPARAADSVVSLEGPDGTGSAFRVAVPGILVTSAQLVANAREVTVVQPDGSRLTARVLGRERDVDIAALRVADDSGLPPLHSGSGLSEARTGDRAFAIGASGAVTAGSIRALGDPVPVDGGGELEAIHIDAEVPRGSAGGPLVNEDGDVLGVLTMAAGASEGGVAIPVDVARNAALGIVRGN from the coding sequence GTGACGCCTGAGTTCTTCGCACGGGCCGCCCGTGCCGTGGCGCTGATCACCGGCGCCGTGCTGGCGGTGGCCGCGTGCACCGGCGGAGGTGACACCGGGACGGGCACCGGTACCGGCGCCACGACGTCCGTACCTTCGGCGCAGGGCGGTGACGACCTGCTGGCCAGGCTGCGGGACGGCGGCTTCACGGTCGTCATCCGGCACGCCGCCACAGACCAGTCCCGTCCGGACGATCCCGCCGTCGACCTGGACGACTGCTCCACCCAACGCAATCTCTCCGGCGAGGGGCGCGCCGACGCACAGGCGATCGGCAACGCCATCAGCCGGCTGGACATCCCCGTCGGAGAAACCTGGGCCAGCCCGTACTGTCGCAGCAGGGACACCGCCCAACTGGCCTTCGACCGATTCGAGGTGGTGCATGGCCTCGAACGGCTCTACCCCGAGCGGGATGAGCAGGCCGACCGGCGTCTGAACCAGCGCATCCAGGAGCGGGCGCCTGAGGCGGACGAGCCGAACCTGATCATCGTCAGTCATGGGGTCTACCCGAGCGTGCTGGCCCCCGCGGTCACGCTCGGCGAGGGAGAAGCGGCTCTCTATGCCCGCGCGGACAACGGATTCGAACTGGTCGACCGGGTCGATCCGAGCGGATGGGACGAACTCGGTCCGGAGGCAGCCGCGCTGAGCGCCGGCCCGGCGCGGGCGGCGGACAGCGTGGTCTCGCTGGAGGGGCCGGACGGCACCGGATCGGCGTTCCGCGTCGCCGTGCCCGGCATCCTGGTGACCAGCGCCCAACTGGTCGCGAACGCGCGCGAGGTCACCGTGGTACAGCCGGACGGAAGTCGGCTCACGGCACGAGTGCTCGGCCGGGAACGCGATGTCGACATCGCCGCGTTGCGCGTGGCGGACGACTCGGGCCTGCCGCCGCTGCACTCCGGTTCCGGCCTGTCCGAGGCTCGCACCGGGGACCGGGCGTTCGCGATCGGCGCCTCCGGTGCGGTGACCGCCGGCTCCATCCGCGCGCTGGGCGACCCCGTGCCGGTGGACGGCGGCGGCGAACTGGAGGCGATCCACATCGACGCGGAAGTGCCCCGAGGCAGCGCGGGCGGGCCATTGGTCAACGAGGACGGCGACGTGCTCGGCGTGCTCACCATGGCGGCCGGTGCGAGCGAGGGCGGCGTCGCGATCCCTGTCGACGTCGCGCGCAACGCCGCACTGGGAATCGTGCGCGGCAACTGA
- a CDS encoding DUF3159 domain-containing protein, producing the protein MTEHHGTETAGPTFAQPTPAEPARQSQAQQRLLDQLGGTKGMTYSAIPIAAFVAANAALGLPLAIGIALAVALLITVWRMARGEPFTAAGGGLFGVAAAGGVAAWTGSAGGFFLIGIWASCAGAVLTAVSLPARRPLTGLLWNALHGNRHPWRNDRPSVLAHDVATATLAVLFAARFGVQLWLYENDSTGRLAVAKVGMGAPLLAPALLVVFWAFRRSTKRLVQRP; encoded by the coding sequence ATGACCGAGCACCACGGCACCGAAACGGCCGGACCCACCTTCGCCCAGCCGACACCCGCTGAGCCCGCCCGGCAGAGCCAGGCGCAGCAGAGGCTCCTCGACCAGCTCGGCGGTACGAAGGGGATGACGTACTCGGCGATCCCGATCGCGGCCTTCGTCGCCGCGAATGCCGCTCTCGGGCTGCCGCTCGCGATCGGCATCGCACTCGCGGTGGCCCTGCTGATCACCGTGTGGCGGATGGCGCGGGGGGAGCCGTTCACCGCGGCGGGCGGCGGTCTCTTCGGCGTCGCGGCCGCGGGCGGTGTCGCGGCATGGACCGGCTCGGCGGGCGGGTTCTTTCTGATCGGGATCTGGGCGAGCTGCGCGGGCGCGGTGCTCACGGCCGTATCCCTGCCGGCCCGCAGGCCGCTGACCGGCCTGTTGTGGAACGCGCTGCACGGCAACCGGCACCCGTGGCGAAACGACCGTCCCAGCGTGCTGGCGCACGACGTCGCCACCGCCACCCTCGCCGTCCTGTTCGCGGCCCGGTTCGGCGTGCAGCTGTGGCTGTACGAGAACGACTCCACGGGCCGGCTGGCCGTTGCCAAGGTCGGCATGGGCGCGCCACTGCTCGCGCCGGCCCTGCTGGTCGTCTTCTGGGCGTTCCGCCGGTCGACCAAGCGGCTCGTCCAGCGGCCTTGA
- a CDS encoding vanadium-dependent haloperoxidase gives MTQRPLAGSFRGLRRIAVLTALALTVPLTATTAEAHSGVEAAPGNPVIAWNIHAQTAIHDTAKQSPTTSTRSFAIVQGAVYDAVNAVAGRPYEPLVSAPRSRPGDSTAAAVAAAAHDTLLWLFPGQAESLKARYDEALAAIPDGRAEDGGVAVGRAAAAAMTESRRDDGFDPTAPWTVGTEPGEYRLTPPGYVGVGAWVPNLKPFVVPDAGAYRVKPPPALTGAAWARDLNEAKSLGAATSTVRTEDQTEAAIWWDDPRMVEWSITRQLADAHRLSSLRTARLLAMVYVASADTLIACYKAKAHWNFWRPVTAIPLAGADGNAATDPDPDWTPLRVTAPSPEYPSGHACFTTAVMTALGSFFGRDDLTFAAYSPASGTTRHYDSLQAATAELLEARIWAGVHYRFASEHGHRLGLAVTLDVLNRAFQRR, from the coding sequence GTGACACAACGCCCGCTCGCCGGATCATTCAGAGGGTTACGCCGTATCGCGGTCCTCACCGCACTCGCCCTGACCGTCCCACTGACGGCCACCACCGCCGAGGCACACAGCGGTGTGGAGGCCGCCCCGGGCAATCCCGTCATCGCCTGGAACATCCACGCCCAGACCGCCATCCACGACACCGCCAAGCAGTCGCCCACCACCAGCACCCGCAGCTTCGCCATCGTGCAGGGCGCCGTGTACGACGCGGTCAACGCCGTCGCCGGCCGTCCGTACGAGCCCCTGGTCAGCGCGCCCCGCAGCCGCCCCGGGGACTCCACCGCCGCGGCGGTGGCCGCGGCCGCCCACGACACGCTGCTGTGGCTTTTCCCCGGGCAGGCCGAGTCGCTGAAAGCCCGGTACGACGAGGCGCTGGCCGCGATCCCCGACGGCCGCGCCGAGGACGGCGGGGTGGCCGTCGGCAGGGCCGCCGCCGCGGCGATGACCGAGAGCCGCCGTGACGACGGCTTCGACCCCACCGCGCCGTGGACCGTCGGCACCGAGCCGGGCGAATACCGGCTCACCCCGCCCGGCTACGTCGGCGTCGGCGCCTGGGTCCCGAACCTGAAGCCGTTCGTCGTCCCCGACGCCGGCGCCTACCGGGTCAAGCCCCCGCCGGCCCTGACCGGCGCCGCCTGGGCCCGCGACCTGAACGAGGCCAAGAGCCTCGGCGCGGCCACCAGCACCGTCCGCACCGAGGACCAGACCGAGGCGGCGATCTGGTGGGACGACCCCCGGATGGTCGAATGGTCGATCACCCGGCAACTCGCCGACGCGCACCGCCTCAGCAGCCTCCGGACGGCCCGGCTGCTCGCCATGGTGTACGTGGCCTCCGCCGACACCCTGATCGCCTGCTACAAGGCCAAGGCGCACTGGAACTTCTGGCGCCCAGTGACGGCCATTCCGCTCGCCGGCGCCGACGGCAACGCGGCCACCGATCCCGACCCGGACTGGACGCCGCTGCGGGTCACCGCCCCGTCGCCGGAGTACCCGTCGGGCCACGCCTGCTTCACCACGGCGGTCATGACGGCCCTGGGGTCGTTCTTCGGCCGAGACGACCTCACGTTCGCCGCGTACAGCCCCGCCTCCGGCACGACCCGCCACTACGACAGCCTTCAGGCGGCGACAGCCGAACTCCTGGAGGCGCGAATCTGGGCCGGCGTGCATTACCGCTTCGCCTCCGAGCACGGGCACCGGCTCGGGCTGGCGGTCACCCTCGACGTCCTGAACCGCGCCTTCCAGCGGCGCTGA
- a CDS encoding CocE/NonD family hydrolase, producing the protein MKKIPLPAATARATATATVAVLALAGAHIASAGAAPSAAPAASAADDAVTHSDNERVPKGAAWTQHYFPSSDGSGTELHADVLLPEELPRGEKVPVILSVGAYFGHSGELTDEKWKKTGPSARFKDLAEGGDLFERGYALVQVDLRGFGGSSGCLDYMGKGEQADVKAAIDWAAKQPWSTGKVGMYGKSYDATTALVGNNLDQDALKAVVAQEPVWDMYRLIRSNRIPKLGGALAPNTYNQIAQLPPLPDDQKRYRKNNQYELKHPECTAYNTDNNLKPDPEDPYWRQRDLAKQAEGSDTPLFFTQGFIESNTTPEAMQEYLAGHQGTERGWLGQWDHVRGNERTEDGRLQMGRAGWFKEVMSFYDQQLKGIDPTTDYPAYAIQDSTGTWRSQDTWPLSDRSADVPLRDGSFVDRGEPGGSASILTWSEPIEHAVRVTGTPRIRMETEGIGNVMAKLYDVAPDGSAVMFDQQVALADASGLVAVDLKSTDWRLAAGHSLAVEIGTVQDGAWIDTPTGDRIKVTDARLSLSVDDPADDRPTEGKRSPYLDTYVKAYTTTKLAARPPSFTVPTARD; encoded by the coding sequence ATGAAGAAGATCCCCCTGCCCGCAGCCACTGCACGGGCCACCGCCACCGCCACCGTCGCTGTCCTGGCGCTGGCCGGCGCCCACATCGCTTCCGCCGGCGCGGCACCGTCCGCCGCCCCCGCGGCATCCGCCGCCGATGACGCGGTGACGCACAGCGACAACGAGCGTGTTCCCAAGGGCGCGGCGTGGACCCAGCACTACTTCCCGTCCTCGGACGGCTCCGGCACCGAGCTGCACGCCGACGTCCTGTTGCCGGAAGAGCTGCCCCGGGGCGAGAAGGTGCCCGTCATCCTCTCCGTCGGCGCCTACTTCGGGCACTCTGGAGAGCTCACGGACGAGAAGTGGAAGAAGACCGGCCCGTCCGCACGCTTCAAGGACCTCGCCGAGGGCGGCGACCTGTTCGAGCGGGGCTACGCCTTGGTGCAGGTGGACCTGCGCGGCTTCGGCGGGTCCAGCGGCTGCCTCGACTACATGGGCAAGGGTGAACAGGCCGACGTCAAGGCGGCGATCGACTGGGCGGCGAAACAGCCGTGGTCCACCGGCAAAGTGGGCATGTACGGCAAGTCGTACGACGCGACGACCGCCCTGGTCGGCAACAACCTGGACCAGGACGCGCTGAAGGCCGTCGTCGCCCAGGAACCCGTCTGGGACATGTACCGCCTGATCCGCTCCAACCGGATCCCGAAGCTCGGCGGCGCCCTCGCCCCCAACACGTACAACCAGATCGCGCAGTTGCCGCCGCTGCCCGACGACCAGAAGCGCTACCGGAAGAACAACCAGTACGAGCTGAAGCACCCGGAATGCACCGCCTACAACACGGACAACAACCTCAAGCCCGACCCCGAGGACCCGTACTGGCGGCAGCGCGACCTGGCGAAGCAGGCCGAGGGCAGCGACACCCCGCTGTTCTTCACCCAGGGCTTCATCGAGTCGAACACCACGCCGGAGGCGATGCAGGAGTACCTCGCGGGCCACCAGGGCACCGAGCGCGGCTGGCTCGGCCAGTGGGACCACGTGCGCGGCAACGAACGCACCGAGGACGGGCGGCTGCAGATGGGTCGCGCGGGCTGGTTCAAGGAGGTGATGTCCTTCTACGACCAGCAGCTCAAGGGCATCGACCCCACGACCGACTACCCGGCCTACGCCATCCAGGACAGCACCGGAACCTGGCGCTCCCAGGACACCTGGCCCCTCTCGGACCGGTCCGCCGACGTACCGCTGCGCGACGGGTCCTTCGTGGACCGGGGCGAGCCCGGCGGCTCGGCGAGCATCCTCACGTGGTCCGAGCCGATCGAGCACGCCGTCCGCGTCACCGGCACCCCCAGGATCCGGATGGAGACCGAGGGCATCGGCAACGTCATGGCCAAGCTGTACGACGTCGCACCGGACGGCTCCGCCGTCATGTTCGACCAGCAGGTCGCCCTCGCGGACGCCTCCGGGCTGGTGGCCGTGGACCTCAAGTCGACCGACTGGCGGCTCGCGGCGGGGCATTCCCTGGCCGTCGAGATCGGCACCGTCCAGGACGGCGCGTGGATCGACACCCCGACCGGTGACCGCATCAAGGTGACCGACGCACGCCTCAGCCTCTCCGTCGACGACCCTGCCGACGACCGGCCCACCGAGGGCAAGCGCTCGCCGTACCTCGACACCTACGTGAAGGCGTACACGACGACGAAACTGGCCGCGCGGCCCCCGTCGTTCACGGTTCCCACGGCGCGTGACTGA
- a CDS encoding hemolysin family protein → MTVLQLAIGALTLLTNAFFVGAEFALISVRRSQIEPRAKEGSTRARMTMWALEHLSAMMATAQLGITVSSLVLGAVAEPAIAHLLEPGFEAAHIPHGLVHPIAFVIALTVATYLHMLIGEMVPKNIALAAPVPTALLLGPPLVALTRALRPFVFGINTFANMLLKLLRVEPKDEVESVFTDDQLARMVVDSSAAGLLSPADGERLRNALELGTRPVGEILVPAQQMRTVDHTITPARLERTAAEAGYSRFPVTGADGTLLGYLHIKDTLGIADRDQPFPRGTLHPVTRVRIDTPLDDTLTALRADGSHLAAVTGEKGAVLGFVTMEDVLSELVGPAPATA, encoded by the coding sequence ATGACCGTCCTGCAACTCGCCATCGGCGCGCTCACCCTGCTGACCAACGCCTTCTTCGTCGGCGCCGAGTTCGCCCTGATCTCTGTCCGCCGCAGCCAGATCGAGCCGCGCGCGAAGGAGGGCAGCACCCGGGCCCGGATGACCATGTGGGCCCTGGAACACCTCTCCGCGATGATGGCCACCGCCCAGCTCGGCATCACCGTCTCCTCGCTGGTGCTGGGAGCCGTCGCCGAACCGGCCATCGCGCACCTGCTGGAACCCGGTTTCGAGGCGGCCCACATCCCGCACGGCCTGGTGCACCCGATCGCGTTCGTCATCGCGCTGACTGTGGCGACGTATCTGCACATGCTGATCGGCGAGATGGTCCCGAAGAACATCGCGCTGGCGGCACCGGTCCCGACCGCGCTGCTGCTGGGCCCGCCGCTCGTCGCTCTCACCCGCGCGCTGCGCCCGTTCGTGTTCGGCATCAACACCTTCGCGAACATGCTGTTGAAGCTGCTGCGGGTGGAACCGAAGGACGAGGTGGAGTCGGTCTTCACCGACGACCAGCTCGCCCGCATGGTCGTCGACTCCAGTGCGGCCGGGCTGCTCTCGCCGGCCGACGGCGAACGGCTGCGCAACGCGCTGGAACTGGGTACCCGCCCGGTCGGCGAGATCCTCGTCCCGGCGCAGCAGATGCGCACCGTGGACCACACCATCACCCCGGCGCGGCTGGAACGGACTGCCGCCGAAGCGGGCTACTCCCGCTTCCCGGTCACCGGTGCGGACGGCACGCTGCTCGGGTACCTGCACATCAAGGACACCCTGGGCATCGCCGACCGCGACCAGCCGTTCCCGCGCGGCACACTGCACCCGGTCACCCGCGTCCGCATCGACACCCCGCTGGACGACACCCTCACCGCCCTGCGCGCCGACGGCAGCCACCTCGCCGCGGTCACCGGCGAGAAGGGCGCCGTCCTCGGCTTCGTGACGATGGAGGACGTGCTGTCGGAGCTGGTCGGACCGGCACCCGCGACCGCCTGA
- a CDS encoding NAD(P)-dependent alcohol dehydrogenase, which produces MKAIVQDAYGSEDLLELRDIERPVPRDDEVLVEMRAAGVGPEVWHLMTGRPYVARVALGLRKPKNPVRGWDGAGRVEAVGAKVTGFKPGDEVFGNCEGSFAEYARAKADKIVLKPATLTFEQAAALPVSGMTALQALSGKSRPQPGRRVLVIGASGGVGTYAVQLATMYGAEVTGVCGPAGADLVRSLGATHVIDYTREDITDNDPHRYDVIIDNAGLRPLPVLRRALTPRGTLVIVGGEGGSGFFGGMSRGLRAVLLSPFIAQNLRNLISLSRQEDLLTLKDLAEKGRITPAIDRAYPLSEAPAAIRHLKQGHPRGKLVVTI; this is translated from the coding sequence ATGAAGGCGATCGTTCAGGATGCATACGGGTCGGAAGATCTGCTGGAACTGCGTGACATCGAGCGGCCCGTACCCCGCGACGACGAGGTGCTCGTCGAGATGCGTGCCGCGGGGGTGGGGCCCGAGGTGTGGCACCTGATGACCGGGCGGCCGTACGTGGCCCGGGTCGCGCTCGGACTTCGCAAGCCCAAGAATCCCGTGCGCGGCTGGGACGGGGCCGGGCGGGTCGAGGCGGTCGGGGCCAAGGTGACCGGATTCAAACCGGGGGACGAGGTGTTCGGCAACTGCGAGGGCTCGTTCGCGGAGTACGCGCGGGCCAAGGCCGACAAGATCGTGCTCAAGCCCGCCACCCTCACGTTCGAGCAGGCCGCCGCCCTCCCCGTCTCCGGCATGACCGCCCTCCAGGCCCTCAGCGGCAAGTCCCGCCCCCAGCCCGGTCGGCGGGTCCTCGTCATCGGCGCGTCCGGCGGCGTCGGAACGTACGCGGTCCAGCTCGCCACGATGTACGGCGCCGAGGTCACCGGTGTCTGCGGCCCCGCCGGCGCGGATCTCGTCCGGTCCCTCGGCGCCACCCACGTCATCGACTACACGCGCGAGGACATCACCGACAACGACCCGCACCGCTACGACGTCATCATCGACAACGCGGGGCTTCGGCCGTTGCCCGTACTCCGCCGAGCCCTCACGCCGCGCGGCACCCTCGTCATCGTCGGCGGCGAGGGAGGAAGCGGCTTCTTCGGCGGCATGAGCCGTGGCCTCCGTGCCGTCCTGCTCTCGCCCTTCATCGCCCAGAACCTCCGCAACCTCATCTCCCTCAGCCGCCAAGAGGACCTCCTGACCCTGAAAGACCTCGCCGAGAAGGGCCGGATCACTCCGGCCATCGACCGCGCATACCCCCTCTCCGAGGCACCCGCGGCCATCCGTCATCTGAAGCAGGGGCACCCCAGGGGCAAGCTCGTGGTGACCATCTGA
- a CDS encoding DoxX family protein: MNLPNRRLSGENAHRLATDIGLLLLRLAVGAVFIAHGWGDASQDGGAGTNVANYRDAGIPLPELSAWFGAYMQLIGGIVVLLGALTRLIGAGFAVVMAGALVFVHRGEPLVMGQDGSGSGFAFIMLAASLALLGTGGGRFSVDRVFAGWQTRSGRSARVGATR; encoded by the coding sequence ATGAATCTTCCGAACCGCCGGCTATCGGGCGAGAACGCGCACCGTCTCGCCACCGACATCGGCCTTCTGTTACTGCGCCTCGCGGTCGGCGCCGTTTTCATCGCGCACGGTTGGGGCGACGCGTCCCAGGACGGTGGAGCGGGCACGAACGTCGCGAACTACCGGGACGCCGGTATTCCGTTGCCGGAGTTGAGTGCCTGGTTCGGTGCCTACATGCAGTTGATCGGCGGGATCGTGGTCCTGCTCGGGGCGCTCACCAGGCTGATCGGTGCCGGTTTCGCGGTGGTGATGGCCGGCGCTTTGGTCTTCGTGCATCGCGGTGAGCCCTTGGTCATGGGTCAGGACGGCAGCGGCTCCGGGTTCGCGTTCATCATGCTCGCGGCCTCCCTCGCGCTGCTGGGTACGGGCGGGGGCCGGTTCAGCGTCGACCGGGTGTTCGCCGGTTGGCAGACCCGCTCCGGCCGTTCCGCACGTGTCGGAGCCACTCGGTGA